A window of the Deinococcus gobiensis I-0 genome harbors these coding sequences:
- a CDS encoding glucose-1-phosphate adenylyltransferase family protein, translating to MTTRIARQKVLAIVLAGGRGSRLSPLTDERAKPAVPFLGTYRLIDFTLSNLVHSGVQDVWVIEQYLPHGLNDHLSGGRPWDLDRTRGGLVVMPPFSSPDNEDGEFSQGNAHALAQHAHLIREFGPDLVLVLSADHIYRLDHAEVIRAHQESGASVTMVTTELDDPAGATRFGNVRVDDQGRVTEFAYKPDEPLGPTVTAEVFVYRADVLLGTLEALERRGELGDYGEYLLPELVARGDAYAFALEGYWMDVGTLDAYLQTHRDFLDGKGFALDDPEWPFITSSLARPPAHIARTAHLDDAFVCGGAVVAGEVTRSVIGPNAVVEAGAVVRDSVVQPGAAVRAGAVVSRAVVDTGAEVGAGAGVGGRSANSRPTVVGAHARVEAGADIGPGRVVAPHAVVRPGEEDETAPEAERSE from the coding sequence GTGACGACCCGCATCGCCCGCCAGAAGGTTCTCGCCATCGTCCTCGCGGGGGGGCGGGGCAGCCGGCTCTCGCCCCTGACCGACGAGCGCGCCAAACCGGCCGTGCCGTTCCTGGGCACCTACCGCCTGATCGACTTCACGCTCAGCAACCTCGTGCACAGCGGCGTGCAGGACGTGTGGGTCATCGAGCAGTATCTGCCGCACGGCCTGAACGACCACCTCTCGGGCGGGCGGCCCTGGGACCTGGACCGTACGCGCGGCGGGCTGGTGGTCATGCCGCCCTTTTCCAGCCCCGACAACGAGGACGGCGAGTTCTCGCAGGGCAACGCGCACGCGCTGGCGCAGCACGCCCACCTCATCCGCGAGTTCGGCCCCGACCTCGTGCTCGTCCTGAGTGCCGACCACATCTACCGCCTCGACCACGCCGAGGTCATCCGCGCGCACCAGGAAAGCGGCGCGAGCGTCACGATGGTCACGACCGAGCTGGACGACCCCGCCGGGGCCACCCGTTTCGGCAACGTGCGGGTGGACGACCAGGGCCGCGTGACCGAGTTCGCCTACAAGCCCGACGAGCCGCTGGGGCCGACCGTCACTGCCGAGGTCTTCGTGTACCGCGCCGACGTGCTGCTCGGGACCCTGGAGGCACTGGAGCGCCGGGGCGAGCTGGGCGACTACGGCGAGTACCTGCTGCCCGAACTCGTGGCGCGCGGCGACGCCTACGCCTTCGCGCTGGAGGGCTACTGGATGGACGTGGGCACGCTCGACGCCTATCTCCAGACGCACCGCGACTTTCTGGACGGCAAGGGCTTCGCGCTCGACGACCCCGAGTGGCCCTTCATCACGTCGAGCCTCGCGCGGCCCCCCGCGCACATCGCGCGCACGGCCCACCTCGACGACGCCTTCGTGTGCGGCGGGGCGGTGGTGGCGGGCGAGGTGACGCGCAGCGTGATCGGCCCGAACGCGGTGGTCGAGGCGGGCGCGGTGGTGCGCGACAGCGTGGTGCAGCCGGGCGCAGCGGTGCGGGCCGGGGCCGTCGTGAGCCGCGCGGTCGTGGATACGGGGGCCGAGGTGGGCGCGGGTGCGGGGGTAGGGGGCCGGAGTGCCAACAGCCGCCCGACGGTGGTGGGCGCGCACGCGCGGGTGGAGGCGGGCGCGGACATCGGCCCCGGCCGCGTGGTCGCCCCGCACGCAGTCGTGCGCCCCGGCGAGGAGGACGAGACGGCCCCCGAGGCGGAGCGGAGCGAGTAG
- a CDS encoding HelD family protein, whose translation MPVAEPRTPTHPDFEAEQQHLAGTVAAVLRQIETWEDRDRNAGADLETSVTMADTAEEHAAMLSVHVQQPYFGSLKVRVGGREQTLYIGKHAFRDLKGPHSVVSWDSEVGSLFYSDTLGWTPRRGGQGTIRRRRQLDVAQKELRRVTDLYDDEAGGDTGGREEVLLRRLAEQSTAAMRDVVETLQPEQNGAMRYPAGTPVIIQGAAGSGKTTIGFHRLAWMTSPDRQEHRARPEACMVLMPNRVLATYAARILPELGISGVTVTTPEVWGTGLLGLEKLEITDRTLSLLLTDQDNGRRALAWRRAKLLGDARMLDVVRTHLWGKFNAALQGQALSESVEVRGRGVYTFALSEAELAGMLREVFAADPLDGYRAGMRRLIEAEAVSRLGVPDEEEASVRRQLATPLTTLLGRVFASTTPVTEARRLLGSAEALGASGLLKPREIELLLADPLSGIPAPRRAHADVTELPLMLAVQAFTGGIGRVVGRTLEPFDHVVLDEAQDYSPLLYALLGRATRPGHLTALGDLNQGMHGYKGPSSWEAVGEQLPGAQVLTLSRTYRSTRQITALGARIASTYNRAAEVHGVDRDGAEVQRYSGGDELALLAQAVRDARAAGHENIAIVTRRAADADNLSVALRDHDTDAQPITTQEHRYRGGLVILPVNLAKGLEFSAAIVARADAQTYDESTEYERRLLYVSASRALHWLGLVSGDELHPLVA comes from the coding sequence ATGCCTGTGGCAGAACCACGCACCCCCACCCACCCTGATTTTGAAGCCGAGCAGCAACATCTGGCCGGCACGGTCGCCGCCGTGCTGCGCCAGATCGAGACCTGGGAAGACCGCGACCGCAACGCCGGGGCCGACCTGGAGACGAGCGTCACGATGGCCGACACCGCCGAGGAACACGCCGCCATGCTCAGCGTGCATGTGCAGCAGCCCTACTTCGGCAGCCTGAAGGTGCGGGTCGGCGGGCGCGAGCAGACCCTCTACATCGGCAAGCATGCCTTCCGCGACCTCAAGGGGCCGCACAGCGTCGTGAGCTGGGACTCGGAGGTGGGCAGCCTCTTCTACTCCGACACGCTGGGCTGGACCCCGCGCCGGGGCGGCCAGGGCACCATCCGGCGGCGGCGGCAGCTGGACGTGGCGCAAAAGGAACTGCGCCGCGTCACCGACCTGTACGACGACGAGGCGGGCGGCGACACCGGCGGGCGCGAGGAAGTGCTGCTGCGCCGGCTGGCCGAGCAGAGCACGGCGGCCATGCGCGACGTGGTCGAGACCCTGCAACCCGAGCAGAACGGGGCGATGCGCTACCCCGCCGGGACGCCGGTCATCATCCAGGGGGCGGCGGGGTCGGGCAAGACGACCATCGGCTTCCACCGCCTCGCGTGGATGACCTCGCCGGACCGCCAGGAACACCGCGCCCGCCCCGAGGCCTGCATGGTCCTCATGCCCAACCGCGTGCTGGCGACCTACGCCGCGCGCATCCTGCCCGAGCTGGGCATCTCGGGCGTCACCGTGACCACGCCCGAGGTCTGGGGGACCGGCCTGCTGGGCCTGGAAAAGCTGGAGATTACCGACCGCACGCTGAGCCTGCTGCTCACCGACCAGGACAACGGCCGCCGGGCGCTGGCGTGGCGCCGCGCCAAGCTGCTGGGCGACGCCCGGATGCTCGACGTGGTGCGCACCCACCTGTGGGGCAAGTTCAACGCGGCCCTGCAGGGCCAGGCGCTCAGCGAGAGCGTGGAGGTGCGTGGGCGCGGCGTATACACCTTCGCCCTGTCGGAAGCCGAGCTGGCCGGGATGCTGCGCGAGGTCTTCGCCGCCGATCCCCTCGACGGCTACCGCGCAGGCATGCGCCGCCTGATCGAAGCCGAGGCTGTCTCGCGCCTGGGCGTCCCCGACGAGGAGGAGGCCAGCGTGCGCCGGCAACTCGCCACGCCGCTGACCACGCTGCTGGGGCGCGTCTTCGCCTCGACCACGCCCGTCACCGAGGCGCGGCGGCTGCTGGGCAGCGCCGAGGCCCTGGGCGCGAGCGGCCTGCTCAAGCCCCGCGAGATCGAGCTGCTGCTGGCCGATCCCCTGAGCGGCATTCCGGCCCCCCGGCGCGCGCACGCCGACGTGACCGAGCTGCCGCTGATGCTGGCGGTGCAGGCCTTCACGGGCGGCATCGGGCGGGTGGTCGGGCGCACGCTGGAGCCCTTCGACCATGTGGTGCTCGACGAGGCGCAGGACTACTCGCCGCTGCTGTACGCCCTGCTGGGGCGCGCGACCCGCCCCGGCCACCTGACCGCGCTGGGCGACCTGAACCAGGGCATGCACGGCTACAAGGGCCCGAGCAGCTGGGAGGCGGTGGGCGAGCAGCTGCCCGGCGCGCAGGTGCTCACGCTGTCGCGCACCTACCGCTCGACACGCCAGATCACGGCGCTGGGCGCGCGCATCGCCTCGACCTACAACCGCGCGGCCGAGGTGCACGGGGTGGACCGCGACGGGGCCGAGGTGCAGCGCTATTCCGGCGGCGACGAACTGGCGCTGCTGGCCCAGGCGGTGCGCGACGCCCGCGCGGCCGGCCACGAGAACATCGCCATCGTGACGCGCCGCGCGGCCGACGCCGACAACCTCAGTGTGGCCCTGCGCGACCACGACACCGACGCCCAGCCCATCACCACCCAGGAGCACCGCTACCGGGGCGGACTGGTCATCCTGCCGGTGAATCTCGCCAAGGGGCTGGAATTCAGCGCGGCCATCGTGGCGCGCGCCGACGCGCAGACCTACGACGAGAGCACCGAGTACGAGCGCCGGCTGCTGTACGTCTCGGCCAGCCGCGCGCTGCACTGGCTGGGGCTGGTGAGCGGCGACGAGCTGCACCCGCTGGTGGCCTGA
- the dusA gene encoding tRNA dihydrouridine(20/20a) synthase DusA, with protein sequence MSAAPRPPHTLSVAPMLDWTDRHCRTFHRTLTRRTLLYTEMVTTGAVLHGDRERHLGFGVVEHPLALQLGGSDPAALAECARMAEDYGYDEVNLNCGCPSDRVQSGAFGACLMATPDVVARAAEAMRHATSLPVTVKHRIGIDDLDSYGHLAHFVGTVAQSGVTTFIVHARKAWLSGLSPKENREIPPLRYDVVQRLKAEFPHLTVVLNGGILSLDAAQDALAWADGAMIGRAAYQDPFLLAAADRDLFGEAATPVTRREATEAYLPYVAAQLAQGQPLNRMMKHTLGLFAGQPGARHWKRTISEQGHRPGAGLEVVEAALAGVPDEVLDARAGETAPQPAPETAQLSPA encoded by the coding sequence ATGAGTGCCGCCCCCCGCCCGCCGCATACCCTCTCGGTCGCGCCGATGCTCGACTGGACCGACCGGCACTGCCGCACCTTCCACCGCACGCTGACCCGCCGGACGCTGCTGTACACCGAGATGGTCACGACCGGCGCCGTCCTGCACGGCGACCGTGAACGGCACCTGGGTTTCGGCGTGGTCGAGCACCCGCTGGCGCTGCAACTGGGCGGCAGCGACCCGGCGGCGCTGGCCGAGTGCGCCCGCATGGCCGAGGACTACGGATACGACGAGGTGAACCTCAACTGCGGCTGTCCCAGCGACCGCGTGCAGAGTGGGGCCTTCGGCGCGTGCCTGATGGCGACCCCCGACGTGGTGGCCCGCGCCGCCGAGGCCATGAGACACGCGACCTCCCTGCCCGTGACCGTCAAACACCGTATCGGCATCGACGATCTGGACAGTTACGGCCATCTCGCGCACTTCGTCGGCACGGTGGCGCAGTCGGGCGTCACGACCTTCATCGTGCATGCGCGCAAGGCCTGGCTCTCGGGCCTCTCGCCCAAGGAGAACCGCGAGATTCCGCCGCTGCGCTACGACGTGGTGCAGCGGCTGAAGGCCGAGTTCCCGCACCTGACGGTGGTGCTCAACGGCGGCATCCTCTCGCTGGACGCCGCGCAGGACGCCCTGGCCTGGGCCGACGGCGCGATGATCGGCCGCGCGGCCTACCAGGACCCCTTCCTGTTGGCGGCGGCCGACCGCGACCTGTTCGGAGAGGCCGCCACGCCCGTCACCCGCCGCGAGGCCACCGAGGCGTACCTGCCCTACGTCGCCGCGCAGCTCGCGCAGGGCCAGCCCCTGAACCGCATGATGAAGCACACCCTGGGGCTGTTCGCCGGACAGCCGGGCGCGCGGCACTGGAAGCGCACGATCTCCGAACAGGGACATAGGCCGGGAGCCGGGCTGGAGGTCGTCGAGGCGGCCCTGGCGGGCGTCCCCGACGAGGTGCTGGACGCGCGGGCCGGGGAGACGGCCCCGCAGCCCGCGCCGGAAACGGCGCAGCTCAGCCCGGCCTGA
- a CDS encoding Ig-like domain-containing protein — protein sequence MTLLAALALAAAPRSAQKPPPVVCPAVLTPPVAVTLKNERGLVLADASAPLFAPQREAEIRVRREGQGRYTVSVQRQGYRPVTLRRVRIEVNECGPVESTPLTIRLTPVPNAPTVRRFVVLGPRDLRVGSWPFYQRYTAFVDAPAGQREVVWSSSNPDVATVDQTGMLRSVCSRGGGWTQYGRRRDGVPARQGGPLIRPG from the coding sequence TTGACGCTGCTCGCCGCCCTGGCTCTGGCTGCTGCGCCCCGATCGGCCCAGAAGCCGCCGCCAGTGGTCTGCCCGGCCGTCCTGACTCCCCCCGTCGCCGTGACGCTGAAGAACGAGCGGGGGCTGGTGCTGGCCGACGCTTCGGCCCCTTTGTTCGCGCCCCAGCGAGAGGCAGAGATCCGGGTGAGGCGAGAGGGCCAGGGGCGGTATACCGTCAGCGTCCAGCGGCAAGGGTACAGGCCGGTCACGCTGCGCCGCGTCCGGATCGAGGTCAACGAGTGTGGCCCGGTCGAGTCCACCCCACTAACCATCCGCCTGACGCCTGTGCCGAACGCGCCGACCGTCCGCCGCTTCGTGGTGCTGGGGCCGCGCGACCTGCGGGTGGGCTCCTGGCCGTTCTACCAGCGGTATACGGCCTTCGTGGACGCCCCCGCCGGGCAGCGCGAGGTGGTCTGGTCGTCGAGCAACCCGGACGTGGCGACCGTGGACCAGACCGGGATGCTGCGCTCGGTGTGCAGCAGGGGAGGCGGCTGGACCCAGTACGGGCGGCGGCGGGATGGTGTGCCCGCGCGGCAAGGTGGACCGCTGATCAGGCCGGGCTGA
- the topA gene encoding type I DNA topoisomerase: MSNTLVIVESPAKARTIEKYLGKGYTVESSIGHIRDLPKSAADIPEKYKGQAWARLGLDIENDFQPLYVVSPEKRQHVAKLKKMAQSADEIILATDDDREGESIAWHLYQELKPKVPVRRMVFHEITKEAIQAAIAAPRQIDTNLVEAQEARRALDRLYGYEVSPVLWKKVAPKLSAGRVQSVATRMLVERERERMRFVSAEWWDLLVTGRTAGGVTFPARMTDVSGPDGKLHKLAAGRDFDPLTGRLKKGVDVRLLTETEARALATGLTGQPLTVTSAEEKPFTQRPYPPFITSTLQQEGSRKLGFAATRTMRAAQRLYEGGYITYMRTDSTNLSSEAVGAARTQVAQMYGQDYLSPQPRVYAKKAKNAQEAHEAIRPAGSSFRTPDSLRGELSGDEWRLYDLIWKRTVACQMADARGRSLRVRLSGKASTGEAVALSASGRTIDFPGFLRAYVEGSDDPAAALEDRETPLPPLKEGERVQAEAVKPEGHETQPPARYTEASLVQSLEGAGIGRPSTYASILGTIQDRGYATKKGQALVPSWTAFATSALLEHHFGRLVDYDFTAKMEEDLDEIAGGREHRVPYLRRFYLGESAQGGAVEGMALKPTIERQMGEIDARGIATIRVPRLDGSGIEVRVGRYGPYMERGEVKANLPDDLAPDDLTLEKAEDLLARPSGDRVLGTDEATGQPVVARAGRYGPYVTLGAENPPIRTASLFPGDDLNTLSLERALRLLSLPRMVGVSEGEEIWAFNGKYGPYLKRGNESRSLTSHDQLFTVGIHEAEAIFMQPRFGRGRAAPAAPLRTFEFEGRAPILLKSGRFGPYLTDGERNATLRKGEEESTLSAERALEILEERGKEPQKKAGQKAGKAKAPAKTSTAKAGAAKAAPRKTATGAAPKKAAAKKPDPKTAAKAAPAKVALTWADLRPHVGVLSAQERQLVTAMREQGRKVEDVAPELGLDVKKAKGMALQASKKLNQAARGA, encoded by the coding sequence ATGTCCAATACCCTCGTCATCGTCGAATCGCCCGCCAAAGCCCGCACCATCGAGAAGTATCTCGGAAAGGGCTATACGGTCGAGTCGTCTATCGGACATATCCGCGACCTGCCCAAGAGCGCCGCCGACATCCCCGAGAAGTACAAGGGACAGGCCTGGGCGCGTCTGGGCCTGGACATCGAGAACGATTTCCAGCCGCTGTACGTGGTTTCGCCGGAAAAGCGGCAGCACGTCGCCAAGCTCAAGAAGATGGCCCAGAGCGCTGACGAGATCATCCTGGCGACCGACGACGACCGCGAGGGCGAGAGCATCGCGTGGCACCTGTACCAGGAACTCAAGCCCAAGGTGCCGGTCCGGCGGATGGTCTTCCACGAGATCACCAAGGAAGCCATCCAGGCCGCCATCGCCGCGCCGCGCCAGATCGACACCAACCTCGTCGAGGCGCAGGAGGCCCGCCGGGCGCTCGACCGCCTCTACGGTTACGAGGTCAGCCCGGTGCTGTGGAAGAAGGTCGCGCCCAAGCTCTCGGCCGGACGCGTGCAGTCGGTCGCCACGCGGATGCTCGTCGAGCGCGAGCGCGAGCGGATGCGCTTTGTGTCGGCTGAGTGGTGGGATCTGCTCGTGACCGGGCGCACGGCCGGGGGCGTCACCTTTCCGGCCCGCATGACCGACGTGTCGGGTCCGGACGGCAAGCTGCACAAGCTGGCGGCGGGCCGCGACTTCGACCCGCTGACCGGCCGGCTCAAGAAGGGCGTGGACGTCCGGCTCCTGACCGAGACCGAGGCCCGTGCCCTGGCGACCGGCCTGACCGGTCAGCCCCTGACCGTCACCTCCGCCGAGGAAAAACCCTTTACCCAGCGGCCGTATCCGCCGTTCATCACCTCGACGCTGCAACAGGAAGGCAGCCGCAAGCTGGGCTTTGCCGCCACTCGCACCATGCGCGCGGCGCAGCGCCTGTACGAGGGCGGCTACATCACCTATATGCGCACCGACTCGACCAACCTCAGCAGCGAGGCGGTCGGGGCGGCGCGCACCCAGGTCGCGCAGATGTACGGCCAGGACTACCTGTCGCCGCAGCCGCGCGTGTATGCCAAGAAGGCCAAGAACGCCCAGGAGGCCCACGAGGCGATCCGCCCGGCGGGCAGTTCCTTCCGCACGCCCGACAGCCTGCGCGGCGAGCTGAGCGGCGACGAGTGGCGGCTGTACGACCTGATCTGGAAGCGCACGGTGGCCTGCCAGATGGCCGACGCGCGGGGCCGCAGCCTGCGCGTGCGCCTGTCGGGCAAGGCGAGCACGGGCGAGGCCGTGGCCCTGAGCGCCTCGGGCCGCACCATCGATTTTCCCGGCTTCCTGCGGGCCTACGTGGAGGGCAGTGACGACCCCGCCGCCGCCCTGGAAGACCGCGAGACGCCGCTGCCCCCCCTGAAGGAAGGCGAGCGCGTGCAGGCCGAGGCCGTGAAACCCGAGGGTCACGAGACCCAGCCCCCCGCGCGCTACACCGAGGCGAGCCTGGTGCAGTCGCTGGAGGGTGCGGGCATCGGGCGGCCCTCGACCTACGCGAGCATCCTGGGCACCATCCAGGACCGGGGCTACGCGACCAAGAAGGGGCAGGCCCTGGTGCCCTCGTGGACGGCCTTCGCCACCTCGGCGCTGCTGGAGCACCATTTCGGGCGGCTGGTGGACTACGACTTCACCGCCAAGATGGAAGAGGACCTCGACGAGATCGCGGGCGGGCGCGAACACCGCGTGCCGTACCTGCGCCGCTTCTACCTGGGCGAGTCGGCGCAGGGCGGCGCGGTCGAGGGCATGGCCCTCAAGCCCACCATCGAGCGCCAGATGGGCGAGATCGACGCCCGGGGCATCGCCACCATCCGGGTGCCCCGGCTCGACGGCAGCGGCATCGAGGTGCGGGTGGGGCGCTACGGCCCCTACATGGAGCGCGGTGAGGTCAAGGCCAACCTCCCCGACGACCTCGCGCCCGACGACTTGACGCTGGAAAAGGCTGAAGACCTGCTCGCGCGCCCCAGCGGTGACCGCGTGCTGGGCACCGACGAGGCGACCGGGCAGCCGGTGGTCGCCCGCGCCGGGCGCTACGGCCCCTACGTGACCCTGGGGGCGGAGAACCCGCCTATCCGCACCGCCAGCCTCTTTCCCGGCGACGACCTGAATACCCTGAGCCTGGAACGGGCCCTGCGGCTGCTGAGCCTGCCCCGGATGGTCGGTGTCAGCGAGGGCGAGGAAATCTGGGCCTTCAACGGCAAGTACGGGCCGTACCTCAAGCGCGGGAACGAGAGCCGCAGCCTGACCAGCCACGACCAGCTCTTCACGGTGGGTATCCACGAGGCCGAGGCGATCTTCATGCAGCCGCGCTTCGGCCGGGGCCGGGCCGCGCCCGCCGCGCCGCTGCGCACCTTCGAGTTCGAGGGCCGCGCGCCCATCCTGCTCAAGTCGGGCCGCTTCGGGCCGTACCTGACCGACGGCGAGCGCAACGCCACGCTGCGCAAGGGCGAGGAGGAAAGTACCCTGAGCGCCGAGCGCGCCCTGGAAATCTTGGAGGAGCGCGGCAAGGAGCCCCAGAAGAAGGCGGGGCAGAAGGCGGGCAAGGCCAAAGCCCCGGCCAAAACGAGTACGGCCAAAGCTGGAGCCGCCAAGGCCGCCCCCCGCAAGACCGCCACCGGGGCAGCTCCGAAGAAGGCGGCAGCCAAAAAGCCCGACCCTAAGACGGCAGCCAAAGCCGCCCCGGCCAAGGTGGCCCTGACCTGGGCCGACCTGAGGCCCCACGTGGGGGTGCTGAGCGCGCAGGAGCGCCAGCTGGTGACCGCCATGCGCGAGCAGGGGCGCAAGGTCGAGGACGTGGCCCCCGAACTCGGTCTGGACGTGAAGAAGGCCAAGGGAATGGCGTTGCAGGCCAGTAAGAAGCTGAACCAGGCGGCGCGCGGGGCCTGA